The Venturia canescens isolate UGA chromosome 4, ASM1945775v1, whole genome shotgun sequence genomic interval TCCGTTTCAAATTCCTGAtaattaatattgaaaaaattaaataaatgtaATTTGATGCTTCTCAAAGCAATACTctcatatatttataaaattcggAAGATTTTTGTAGATCGAAAATCTGTGTAGACGACGAACgtcaactgaaaatattaCCTCTCCTCTCATTGCGGTGTAGTCTGATGTTCCGGTTGAAAATTAACAGTCCGAAACTGCAGCCAAATTCGGCAATCTCTCGTTTCAAAGAGAGCGAACGAAGTTATCCGAGCGTTACGGCGCCTgaggaaaatatggaaaaggAATTTAGGCTCGGGTAGCATACACGTGATAGCACAAAATGTTTTAACCCGATGCTCGCATCGAATAAAATGCGTACGAGCTacaatttatttacaaaattccgTATTTCAGATTGTACAGTCTAAgcagataataaaaaaacaaattaattcAATATAAACACGTGAAGTGTTCAATTTGTATCGTATCTAATGAGAGTTTAAAATTCGACTGGATTCTCCCGAATTGAATGCGAGtaagaaaattttgataaaaataaaataacttaGTCGTGAAAGCCTGCTTTATGGTATTTTCTCTTACCATTGATATTCGATATTTGAACTATTCGATCActcaaaatgaataattttctaaAACAATTTCAACTGAGCGCGAGACATTTTCCCAAGATACAAGAAAACGTTATCTCAGGAAAACGTGTGTCGCAACACGAAATTCatcataaaaatgataaaaattcgctATAATCGCGGCGATCGGAAGACTGATGTGCGTgttgattttattaaattatttgaGGCTCGATTGCTTCGTTACATTTAAATTTAATAATCCGTTCTATTGCTTGGGCGCGTCGATGTCATTTTCCTCGGGATGTGCGGCGATGTATTCCAAAGCCCGAAGAATTTCTTCGGGGATTGGTGGCGGTGTTGGCAAATGACGTCCCTGAGGCTGGAATCCGTTTTCATCAGCGATGTAAGTCAACTCGATTGGTGTGCCGTCTTCGCTGGTGTAACTGAATCGACCTTGAGCCGACATCGCCTCATTTTCCGTACCAACGTTTTTCAAGTGACCCTGCTCTTCCGCTTGGATTCCGTTTCCAGTCTCGTAACTCCACGCGTACGAACCATCCGGATTAGGACCGTCCTGACTCTGCCGAAGGATCGGAATAGGAGTTGTGTTATCGAGGGGTGCTGCCAAAGCAACCGCCAACACCGAGATTATCACTGcctgaaaaataaacgacATAAAAGATTAATTAATCTTCACTCGAATTTTTGCGGTGAAAAACATCGTTTATaatattgaaattaatttcaaGAACTCGTTGCATATTAAGTTATCTACGAGGAAAAGTATTGGTTGATTCGtagaaatttcattgattcaCTCGCTCGTCATCGATGACTCAATTGAGGATACTTCGTACAGGCTTACAATTTTGCCATGCAAaatcatgctaaaaacatgaaaaatttcaaaatgatcagaattttataaaatttggtgaacctATTCTTTAGTaccaaattctgacaaaactgtacatttttcgaataattgatcactaaagttaggtatacattccgggcataagaaatctgctttaatgcgtaattactcgatagctaagcagaagaaaattttgaaaaaaattgtgttttcgcacttgacgttgaagaacattatcaccaaatttgatcaatttctaattatatAAACTTTTGTACGATACATCGTTAAAATGCTGCTCACTGGTATCGTAAAATGTTGAGCCACTAAAAAATTGACTAAATcaacaagtttttttatttcattgttgATCCGTTGACTTTCATTCGAGCGTTTCTCACATTATTTTCGGTTTTCATATACCTTAATATTGTCCGAAAATTGTTCACATTAAGAGTGCAACAAATCGATGAATATTTGTCAAGCGTTACGCGTTTAATATGggtcatttttataattttatttcatgccAGAAACAACGGTGATGACACGTTTCAAAAAAGTTAGTCTTTTTCTTCGAGAACTTTCGTAGCTTAAAAGTCATGAATAAATTATCACCAATACAATTCTCACAGCCCCGTATG includes:
- the LOC122409425 gene encoding endocuticle structural glycoprotein SgAbd-8-like, with protein sequence MLKLAVIISVLAVALAAPLDNTTPIPILRQSQDGPNPDGSYAWSYETGNGIQAEEQGHLKNVGTENEAMSAQGRFSYTSEDGTPIELTYIADENGFQPQGRHLPTPPPIPEEILRALEYIAAHPEENDIDAPKQ